One part of the Plasmodium yoelii strain 17X genome assembly, chromosome: 13 genome encodes these proteins:
- a CDS encoding acetyl-CoA acetyltransferase, putative yields the protein MIANNVKKVFVAGYARTPIGSLCGTLSQIPVHKLAIPTILKSLERSQIEKDIVDCVIFGQSFSSGCGPLPLQKILVSTGINMNAKTHLINNLCCSGLDSVTLGYDLIKSGKDVCVVGSMESMSQSSFFLKKLRTETCKLGNVTFNDSVIHDGYEYISNNKELKKNNNMELFCKKHKIPRIDLDNYVINSYKRAANAYSENLIPQEIFPLIIQKKKNTLEYEKIVIDTDEIYKKCNIDNICNLSNESIITNYNIAPFADGACSIVLMSEDKINELGLNPLVEIVAYDNASVQPCDSPLSISYSILKCLKKINKSFVDYYEINESSALDVIFNVKNLGIDMSNVNINGGALSLGHPTAVSGSRILISLITILKNFDMKFGCASINNYLGSATSVVVENV from the exons ATGATAGCaaataatgttaaaaaaGTTTTTGTTGCGGGTTATGCTCGAACCCCTATAGGTTCTTTATGTGGAACACTTTCTCAAATACCCGTTCATAAATTag CTATACCCACAATATTAAAATCACTAGAAAGAAGTCAAATAGAAAAAGACATAGTTGATTGTGTAATTTTTGGGCAATCATTTTCTAGTGGATGTGGACCTTTACCTCTTCAAAAAATTCTTGTTTCTACAG GTATTAACATGAATGCCAAAACACAtcttattaataatttgtgTTGTAGTGGATTAGATTCAGTGACCTTAGGATATGATTTAATAAAATCAGGAAAAGATGTCTGTGTTGTTGGATCAATGGAATCAATGTCTCAaagttcattttttttgaaaaaattaagaacAGAAACATGCAAATTAGGGAATGTTACTTTTAATGATAGTGTAATACATGATggatatgaatatatatcaaataataaagaattaaaaaaaaataataatatggaattattttgtaaaaaacataaaattcCAAGAATTGACTTAGATAATTATgttataaattcatataaaagAGCAGCAAATGCATATAGTGAAAATTTAATACCACAAGAAATATTTCCTttaataattcaaaaaaaaaaaaatacattagaATACGAAAAAATAGTTATTGACACtgatgaaatatataaaaaatgtaatattgataatatttGTAATTTAAGTAACGAAAGTATTAttacaaattataatatagcTCCATTTGCTGATGGTGCATGTTCAATAGTTTTAATGAGTGAAGACAAAATTAATGAGCTTGGTTTAAATCCATTAGTAGAAATTGTAGCTTATGACAATGCTTCTGTACAACCATGTGATTCTCCTTTAAGTATTTcctattctatattaaaatgcttaaaaaaaattaataaatcttTTGTTGATTATTATGAAATTAATGAATCTTCAGCATTagatgttatttttaatgttaaaaatTTGGGTATAGATATGTCTAATGTAAATATTAATGGAGGAGCTTTATCATTGGGACATCCAACTGCTGTATCAGGTTCAAGAATTCTTATATCATTAATAACTATATTAAAGAATTTTGATATGAAATTTGGTTGCGCatctataaataattatttaggTTCTGCGACATCAGTTGTCGTGGAAAATGTGTAA